One genomic segment of Vulgatibacter sp. includes these proteins:
- a CDS encoding purine-nucleoside phosphorylase — MQSELIEQLDAVATLLRSRTDLRPDVGIILGSGLGAFADSFTDATVIPYEEIPGFPTSSVPGHAGRLVIGRLGDAVVVAMQGRVHFYEGYSPAQVAFPARVLCRLGIKTLVVTNAAGGIRRDLAPGDLMRITDHINLGTMNPLHGPNDARLGPRFPDMSTAYDTTLGGLLDEVAAGLGADLRAGVYCFLSGPTYETPAEIRMLRVLGADAVGMSTVPEVIAAAHMGVPVVGISCITNFAAGIGDKPLSHEEVAQVAEQVKDRFTALLSAFLPAAARHRRG; from the coding sequence ATGCAGTCCGAATTGATCGAGCAGCTCGACGCAGTCGCCACGCTCCTTCGCTCCCGCACCGACCTGAGGCCCGACGTGGGCATCATCCTGGGCTCGGGGCTGGGCGCCTTCGCCGATTCCTTCACCGACGCCACCGTGATCCCCTACGAGGAGATCCCGGGCTTTCCCACCTCCAGCGTCCCGGGCCACGCGGGGCGGCTGGTGATCGGCAGGCTCGGCGACGCGGTGGTGGTGGCGATGCAGGGGCGCGTCCACTTCTACGAGGGCTATTCGCCGGCGCAGGTCGCCTTCCCCGCCCGCGTGCTCTGCAGGCTCGGGATCAAGACGCTGGTGGTGACCAATGCAGCCGGCGGGATCCGCCGGGATCTCGCGCCCGGCGACCTGATGCGGATCACCGACCACATCAACCTCGGCACCATGAACCCGCTGCACGGCCCCAACGACGCGCGCCTCGGGCCGCGCTTTCCCGACATGAGCACCGCCTACGACACGACGCTGGGCGGGCTCCTCGACGAGGTGGCGGCTGGGCTCGGCGCCGATCTGCGGGCGGGCGTCTACTGCTTCCTCTCCGGCCCAACCTACGAGACGCCGGCGGAGATCCGCATGCTCCGCGTCCTCGGCGCCGACGCGGTGGGGATGAGCACCGTGCCCGAGGTGATCGCCGCGGCGCACATGGGTGTGCCGGTGGTGGGGATCTCCTGCATCACCAACTTCGCCGCCGGCATCGGCGACAAGCCCCTGAGCCACGAGGAGGTGGCGCAGGTGGCGGAGCAGGTGAAGGATCGCTTCACCGCGCTCCTCTCGGCCTTCCTGCCTGCAGCTGCACGGCACCGGCGCGGCTAA
- a CDS encoding cytidine deaminase, with the protein MATRKKTAAAPRRKATAAPRRDTATKPRPGKPSPARMERLLTSALAVRQRAYAPYSKFQVGAAVLGDDGRIYAGCNVENSSYGLCLCAERNAMGQAIARGATKVLAAAVVAPSARPTPPCGMCLQSFAELAEGDIPILLANPQGDREELHLGDLLPHRFDRSYLPGKR; encoded by the coding sequence ATGGCAACCCGCAAGAAGACCGCAGCAGCCCCGCGGCGCAAGGCCACGGCGGCTCCCCGCCGGGACACCGCGACGAAGCCCAGGCCCGGCAAGCCCAGCCCGGCGCGGATGGAGCGACTGCTCACCTCCGCGCTCGCGGTGCGGCAGCGGGCCTACGCGCCCTACTCGAAATTCCAGGTGGGCGCCGCCGTCCTCGGCGACGACGGCCGCATCTACGCCGGCTGCAACGTCGAGAACAGCTCCTACGGCCTCTGCCTCTGCGCCGAGCGCAACGCGATGGGGCAGGCGATCGCCCGCGGCGCCACCAAAGTCCTCGCCGCCGCGGTCGTCGCCCCGTCCGCGCGGCCCACGCCGCCCTGCGGCATGTGCCTGCAGTCCTTCGCCGAGCTCGCCGAGGGCGACATCCCCATCCTGCTCGCCAACCCGCAGGGCGATCGGGAGGAGCTGCACCTGGGCGATCTCCTCCCCCACCGCTTCGACCGGAGCTACCTGCCGGGCAAGCGTTAG
- a CDS encoding DoxX family protein, whose amino-acid sequence MAEARAERPFTVRSRTAAWALERAYVAAPLVLRLTVGPMLLAHGLNKLLGFSAAVQGFTDMGIVPASFWVGLVGLVETVGGAGLILGFFTRLSALANFVVQLVALLVVHLPNGFFVLGPGGPGFEFNLVNVGSLLALLILGGGAISVDHLIHRKTHRLETRRTPTTPAVPSTPKGTRV is encoded by the coding sequence ATGGCGGAAGCACGTGCAGAGCGCCCCTTCACCGTGCGCTCGCGAACCGCGGCCTGGGCGCTGGAGCGCGCCTACGTGGCGGCGCCGCTGGTGCTGCGGCTCACGGTGGGGCCGATGCTGCTGGCCCACGGTCTGAACAAGCTGCTCGGCTTCTCGGCAGCGGTGCAGGGCTTCACCGACATGGGGATCGTTCCCGCCAGCTTCTGGGTGGGCCTCGTGGGCCTGGTCGAAACGGTGGGTGGCGCCGGCCTGATCCTCGGCTTCTTCACCAGGCTCTCGGCGCTCGCCAACTTCGTGGTGCAGCTGGTGGCCCTCCTCGTGGTGCACCTGCCCAACGGCTTCTTCGTGCTGGGCCCGGGTGGACCGGGCTTCGAGTTCAATCTCGTCAACGTCGGCTCGCTGCTGGCGTTGCTGATCCTCGGCGGCGGCGCGATCAGCGTGGACCACCTGATCCACCGCAAGACGCACCGGCTCGAGACCCGGCGGACACCCACCACGCCGGCGGTGCCCTCCACGCCGAAGGGCACCCGCGTCTAA